Proteins encoded together in one Asterias rubens chromosome 4, eAstRub1.3, whole genome shotgun sequence window:
- the LOC117289444 gene encoding uncharacterized protein LOC117289444: protein MYVKNVHPQYKTSLDIIDMGGSGGGAREQQDQDDAEATEEHGDVKLSQMETEALAFAVLPLVLCGRARGKKGKCSVFESVKSFIDVKPEGTDMAFYLKSVDRETHPQPFLLVIGSRINPLQIFVIVERQALQFNTMTKAVDYCFKLIYVLDIEYQPACGTTWEFLQTNVYGIAGKCGVSTSVRELRTFLSCQTGN, encoded by the exons ATGTATGTGAAGAATGTCCATCCTCAGTACAAAACCAGCTTAGACATCATAGACATGGGTGGAAGTGGAGGGGGTGCAAGAGAGCAGCAGGATCAAGATGATGCAGAAGCAACAGAAGAGCATGGAGATGTAAAGCTTTCGCAAA tgGAAACTGAAGCACTTGCTTTCGCTGTTTTACCATTGGTACTCTGTGGACGGGCCAGGGGTAAGAAAGGGAAATGTTCTGTCTTCGAGAGTGTCAAATCATTCATTGATGTCAAGCCT GAAGGGACTGACATGGCATTTTACCTTAAGTCAGTTGATAGAGAGACACATCCCCAACCCTTCCTGCTAGTTATTGGATCGCGCATAAATCCACTGCAAATCTTCGTCATCGTTGAAAGACAAGCTCTCCAGTTCAACACCATGACTAAAGCAGTTGACTATTGTTTTAAGCTCATTTATGTGTTGGACATAGAGTACCAGCCTGCTTGTGGTACAACTTGGGAGTTCCTCCAGACAAACGTCTATGGCATTGCAGGGAAATGTGGAGTTTCAACATCAGTTAGGGAGTTAAGGACATTCTTGTCGTGTCAGACAGGtaattaa